From the Cucumis sativus cultivar 9930 chromosome 5, Cucumber_9930_V3, whole genome shotgun sequence genome, the window TGCAATGCTATATATTCACTTGATGAGGGCGAGGCTGCTAAAGGGGTTGTGACACATAGCAGGTCCACTCTGGACTACACAATATACTTCTTTGAAGCTTTTTGAGAACATTTAACTGATAATGCTCTCCAAAATTAGTGGCAACCATGCTGCAGCTTTGTCTTTGGCTGCAAAACTGCGCGGAATCCCTGCATATATAGTTATACCAGAAAATGCTCCAAAATGTAAAGTTGAAAATGTGATACGTTATGGTGGTCAGATTATTTGGAGCAAAAGCGCAATACAGTCAAGGGAATCGGTTGCTGCGAGGGTTATGCAAGAAACTGGTGCACTTCTCATACACCCATATAATGATGGGCGCATAATAAGgtaaaataatgttaatattgttttgtttaactGTCTTTGGAAGTACTCATGATGATTTCTCAAAGTACAAatctttatttacttttaatttttttatccctattttgaaaatggataCAAAGTTTGTTAGTGAAACAATGAAAGAGACGAGTGCTGAAAGCCAAATGTAGAAACAATTAAAACTTGCCTTGAAACTGAACAAAACAATCAAGTGTCTTTGATAAGTTTTCCCTATTTTATAAAGACAAATATCTTGAATGGAAAGGTCTGCAAATAATTTGGAGAGCAAGTACCAAAAAGAAGCTTTAACCGAGCAATTTTACAAGGTTCAGATCAATTGGTTTAGGTTTGATTcctttcaaaacaaattttggAGAGGATGGCTTTAACCGCATTTCACCACACCAACTGACATTGAGGCTTCAAGAAAGGACCCACAAGAATCTAAACGACATTTTCCTTAAAACCATCACAAAATATCCACTGGATCCTGAAAGTTGAAAACAACTTGAGACAAGAAGCCATGGAACAACACCATTCATAGAAAAAATGTTGAGGATCTTCATTGGCCGAGAACAAAGAGGACACATAGAGGATAATGAGGTGTTAGAAGGTAGCTTCTTTTGAAGTACATTAGAACAATTGAGTGCCCCATAAATCATAATCCATGTGAGTAAATAGATTTCTACAGAGCCTTTTGCAACAACTTATCCATAGTAGAAGAGACAGGCAAGTGCTTGAAAATGGAATTAACAGAAAACTGACATTTGAAACTTTAAAAACTCAGAACTTAATCATcctttaaaaatcttttaaaagatatttgacCAGAAACGAGTGATATCATACCAATTATCAAGAATAGAGCCTTTCAGATTTGAAGAAATTCTTGAAAGGCTTGGAAAAATGGAGCCCAAAGAACTACTGTCCAGCCAAGTATCATGCTAAAAGGAAATTATACTGCCGTTTCTGAGCTTTTATCACTATTCTTAACGCATTCTTTTATTtgactaattttaatttgttgtttcgTCACAAGACTAGTTTTCATAACAAGAACTTGGTTTTACTCAACTGAAATGGATATGTTATGGCATGTTGATCGCTCTTGCAGTGGGCAAGGTACCATCTCGTTGGAGCTTCTGGAACAAGTCCCACAATTAGACACTTTAATCGTTCCCATAAGTGGTTTGTTTGCTTGGATCGTTTTAtacctttcaattttcattgttAATTTTATGCATTATCATAGTTGATAATATCCCATTGGGACAGGCTTGTTCTTTTCTGAAACCCTTCACCATGAAAATGTAGGTGGTGGTTTGATATCAGGAATTTCAGTGGCTGCAAAGGCCATCAATCCTGCCATCCGGATTTTTGCTGCAGAACCTAAGGGAGCTAATGATGCAGCCATGTCAAAAGCAGCTGGTAAGATAGTAACACTGCCAGAAACCACCACCATAGCCGATGGTCTTCGAGCTTTTCTCGGCAACCTGACCTGGTAATATAACTTCTctcttatttaaattttcatcaacGTTAGAAATTGTTTGACTCGTGGATTTAATTATAGGGAAATTTAGTCCCTTTCTCTCCTACAAGTGATTACTATTTATCTCTTGCAAAGCATACTGCAAACCCTCTTTAGTTTCATTCAACTACTCTTTGtactatttttctcttcttctcattctttcatttataGTTTGCCTCTTCATATTCTTAATGATTAAGTTTTATCATTAATACTTTGTTCCCACccatttgcaaattttctcttgtttatattgtaaactaattttaatcatAAACTTGAGAACCACCGATAGAAACAGAAGCATGTAATTCAGTAGAAATTGAAGTGTACTTCCCTCCCTTGTGGTAGTAAATTAAACTGAtgtttctttctccttcaagTTTATCTACTATACTACAGTACCAACATGAATATGATTTCCACCAATCATACCATGACTTTTCTGTCTATCAATAACAACTTGGACTACTGAGTGAATGCAAAATAGTAGACTACTATCTTAGCAATAATGAACCAACCTAGACTTTGCATTGGATCCATCTGTTAAGTAATCCATACATCACGATAAGTTCAAATGATCATACTCCCACATTTATTGTATTAATCTAACCTTTCTAACCCAAGACTCATAAAAGCGTAGGCCTATGACAGTAATGTTTTCGCTAATGCATCATTTTGTTGGAACTACTAGTATATAtagcatttattttaaatactgAAATTCTTGTCATATGATATCTCTCAACTTTGCTTGAATGGTTAAAAACTGATCAAGATTCTTTCTGTGGATTTCATTTACTACTAAATGACTTAATTCCTTGTTGAATGATTAGGCCAATAGTAAGAGATTTGGTGGATGATGTAATAACTGTGGAGGACACAGAGATAGTTGAAGCAATGAGACTTTGTCTTGAAATTCTGAAAGTTGTTGTGGAACCAAGTGGGGCAATAGGTCTTGCTGCTGTTCTCTCTGATAGTTTCAAGCAAAACCCTTCATGGAAGGATTGCAACTCCATTGGCATTATACTTTCTGGAGGTAATGTTGATCTTGGCATGCTTTGGAATTCTTACAAAAAATGAAGCTCGATCCTCATTTATGGATTCTCGATTGTTGATCTGCCGATGCTTCTTCTGTGAGCCCTTACCATTTGACTTTTCATTCCTTGGGAGACTTGTTTTCAATCCTTGCTGATCATGTGAGCAAATATAGTCAGTTGATTCCTGCAGGTtgcaatcattttttttttttttttggtttaaatgTTTACACTGTTAGTTTCTTCTTTGATAGATTGATTTTAACGATGGAAAATGGAGTTTGACATGCTATAATATGGAAATAACTTCAATTCCAAGAAGTCATATTTGTTGGAACATTAATATGGAACATTACTTGGTAGAAACAGAATGTTTTGAAACTGGatactaattaaaagaatggtttaaaatgtatttaaataataaaaataattccaGTTACcaattaaacatttatttcaaCTTCTAGCATAAATTCTGAATAATTAATATGGTTCGATATTATGTGATTTATAGTATGTGTagtattttacaaatttagaagATTTGTAACGACCCTTATATTTGTGTTGATACACattacaaattttcttatttttctgtAACAATTATGAAATCTATCATTATGGACAAAATGATTCTCTTATCCATCGGTTCAATCTCAGCCTATATATCATTTAGAACTATCTACTGTACTTGTACGTATATTTGCACGATATCActgttcaaaatttgatttaagtaTAACGTTGGTGTATCAATAGTTATTGattactaataaaatatattttgatgataATTTAGAGGTAGTAAATTCGGTGATAATTTTGGTATATGAGTTGCATAATATACATGatgaaatatgataaaatataaaaaatgcaCAGTATATATCATAACATAGGATACTGATATATATGTCAATAGGACAATGgagaaaatttttatttaagaaaaaccaTTCCTagatttgtttttcatattaaaaaaaaattcatcaaagtttggaaaaatagaacaagataatatgtattttttatacgGGGGtgacataattaaaaatgtaattaagaTACATCATTGAATCGAAGTGAAAAGAattttttcaacaataataaaaaatacaaactgttttttaaaaaaatcagtaaaaacaaaattattatgattttgcgACAAATAGTTTATCTATTTGGTCATCTTtcacaatttttcaattaaaaattaagaattatcattgttattaataattattatttcaatttcccgtatttcttttcctatttcaaTAGTGAGTTAAAGACGACGACGTTTAAGCTTTGGTTTCCTAATTGTGAACTTGCTCCAAATTTTTGTAGGGTTTTAGGGTTTCAATCAGTATCACTTTGCTTCATCAACCTCTCAATTCtgttcttcctcttcttcttacGGCCATGGAGACCCCTTCTCCGGCTTCATGCTGGAGCAATGTTGTGAAAACTCAACCAGCACCGAAGCCTCAGCATCAGACTCCGTCCTCCTCCGTTCAAGTGTTCGCCGATAGCTGTAAGTCCAGTAAAGGCGTTGCTGTTGCCGTTGTTGATGCCAACGCCATTATCCAAGGAGGAGACAAGCTTTCCTCCTCTGCCGATAAGTTTGTTTCAGTTCCTGAGGTTTTGGATGAGATTCGTGATCCCGTGTCTCGCCATAGGCTCGCCTTTGTTCCCTTCACTCTTGAATCCATGGATCCCTCTCCTGACGCTCTTAATAAAGGTAGAATTCTGAATTATAGTCTCTCTATGTTGTTACAGACTCATCGTGTTGTTACTTCAAAGTTGAACTGATTGTTGTTTATAAGGAATGCTAGGATTTAAGGTTTAAGGTTTATTGCTGTTAGACTGTGTTTTAGGTGACTTTGAGAGGCAGGATTTTATGTTATTGAAGAGATTACTTTTTAAAcggtttctaaaattttcagCCTGGCTAAATAccacatttttttagaattgatTTCAGTTGGTTAAACCGTCCTTTGCCCGTTCACCAAAAAGTCATTACTCGTGGATTCCAGTGATTGGAAGCTGGTCAAGATCCTCCATTGATTAACTAGTTTAGCTATATAGCCTTAGCCCACTCCAAGGCGTTGGGGGATGATGACAAGAGTTATACGTAATTAAGTTTTCAACTTGGGGGTTACCCAGTGCATGGGAGAGTATCTCCAATTATGTTGAACTTTTACCACCAGGCACCCCTTGATTGAGAAAGCTAATGATTAAGTAGTACTAACTCTGGCCTCTTACTGCAAAGAAAATGTGAAGCATGCAAAATAAGTCTAACTTGGTGGTAGCCTTCTGAAATCGGTCTTTCCTAGTTGAATACTCTGAGAACCTATTACTGTTGATATCATAGTTGTTTCTGCCGTCTTAAAGTATTTTCTGTTGAATCTTACAGTAATCAAGTTTGCAAGGGCTACTGGTGACTTACAGACGCTTTCAGATGTTGATATTAAACTTATTGCTCTCACTTACACATTGGAGACTCAGATTCATGGGACTAAACATCTTCGTGAGTGTCCTCCCCCTGTTCACATGGTTAATACAAAGAGGTTACCTGAGAAAGACATGCCTGGTTGGGGATCCAACGTTCCTAATCTGGAAGAATGGGAAGCGTTAGAGCAAGATGCTGATGATCCGTCCCGTTTGACATCAAAGATTCTGCCTCTGCAGGATTTAAACCTGAACATCATCCCTTCAGATGGCCAATCTGAAGATCTTTCACTAGAGCACAAGGATGATGATAACTTGGAGCATCTAGATGAAACTGAGAGTGATTCAAGAAGATCAAGGAGATATCCTCcgaagaagaaggaaattaATATTGAAGGGAAGAAGATGGTGGCCGATGGAATTGATGCATCTCAGGGACAATATGATGATAATGAGGGCGACTGGACACCTGCTGTCAGTCGAAGCACTCAGAGAAGGTATCATAGGAGGAAAGCTAGACGTGAATATTATGAGTCCTTGGCTGAAAAGGATAGTCAGCAAGATGTTGAAACCACAAATGGTGACATCCACGTGGAATTCAATGGGTCAGGTCAATCAGAGGATAAAATCTCTGAACTGCCAAATACTGGAAATGGGAATGAGAGCCAGATAGGAGAAGGAAcaaacaataatgaaaatatctcAGAAATTTTGAAGCAGATGAGGCTTGAGGAAGATTCATTAAATGCTCTTCATATGAGCGCCTCCACAAAAGAAGGGTCTGATGAAAGTGAAGGGGAGAATGCAGTGGCTGTTGAGGGCACCAAAGATGCAGAAAAGGATGAAATGGAGCACATGGAAGATGCAAGTCAGACCAATGAAAGTGTCGACATGTCAAATGTAGATGATGTTAGCAGTGATCAGAGTTGGATGCTGAGGTCCTTGTCTGAATCAAGTGTAGCTTGTGTCACTGGCGATTATGCAATGCAGAACGTTCTTCTGCAAATGGGTTTACGATTGTTGGCTCCTGGAGGAATGCAGATCCGGCAACTTCACAGGTATGTATATTTAGTGGGCGATCTGATATTATGTGTGCCTCAACACTTTGTTAATTCACTAATTATCAATTGTTTAACCAACTTCATCAGTCAAAAACTACAACTTTTATTCCCTTTTCTGATCCACCTGAGTTCTGACAACCCCCAACAACCTTTGTCCAACCGATGGTTTAGTCGTTTTCATTTCTTACAACTCTAGCTAACTTTTAGGCTTATGAGTCGGTGTTAATTCTGCCTTGTATATTGATTGAGTAGCTTGTGATTAAGTCATCATGTAATGCAATTACGTACCCAAATGTTTACAATATGTGCTCTCAGGTGGATTTTGAAATGCCACGCCTGCTACAATGTCACAGCTGAAATTGGAAGGATATTTTGCCCAAAGTGTGGAAATGGTGGAACTTTGCGCAAGGTAGCTGTTACAGTTGGCGAGAATGGAGTTGTGTTAGCTGCCCGTAAGCCAAGGATTACTCTGCGAGGCACAAAAGTGAGTATTCCTCAGTGTTGTCCttgagaataatatatatatatatacacataattttaatattagatgTTTTTACTCACGAACAGTCTGATAATCAGTggattgttttaaattttaaggcTACTCTAACCATCTTGAggtatgcatttttttttccttttatgtaCAGTTTTCACTTCCCCTACCGCAAGGTGGAAGGGATGCCATTACCAAAAATCTTGTTTTACGTGAAGATCAACTCCCACAGAAGTTTCTTCATCCAAAAACCAAGAAGAAAGTCAATAAGCAGGTTCTTTTCAATCAAACTTGCCTTTCGTTTTTTATCATTATCCtgtcattttcttcaagattTCACCTGAACTTCACATAACCAAGTAatctattttccatttttttaccatttttcagGGCGATGAATTTTTTGCTGTGGATGATTTCTTCAGCCACCACAATACTGACAA encodes:
- the LOC101217208 gene encoding serine racemase yields the protein MNVESQNKKKEYAADISSIKEARIRIRPFIHQTPVFSSETINAASGKQLFFKCECFQKGGAFKFRGACNAIYSLDEGEAAKGVVTHSSGNHAAALSLAAKLRGIPAYIVIPENAPKCKVENVIRYGGQIIWSKSAIQSRESVAARVMQETGALLIHPYNDGRIISGQGTISLELLEQVPQLDTLIVPISGGGLISGISVAAKAINPAIRIFAAEPKGANDAAMSKAAGKIVTLPETTTIADGLRAFLGNLTWPIVRDLVDDVITVEDTEIVEAMRLCLEILKVVVEPSGAIGLAAVLSDSFKQNPSWKDCNSIGIILSGGNVDLGMLWNSYKK
- the LOC101221544 gene encoding RNA-binding protein NOB1, with translation METPSPASCWSNVVKTQPAPKPQHQTPSSSVQVFADSCKSSKGVAVAVVDANAIIQGGDKLSSSADKFVSVPEVLDEIRDPVSRHRLAFVPFTLESMDPSPDALNKVIKFARATGDLQTLSDVDIKLIALTYTLETQIHGTKHLRECPPPVHMVNTKRLPEKDMPGWGSNVPNLEEWEALEQDADDPSRLTSKILPLQDLNLNIIPSDGQSEDLSLEHKDDDNLEHLDETESDSRRSRRYPPKKKEINIEGKKMVADGIDASQGQYDDNEGDWTPAVSRSTQRRYHRRKARREYYESLAEKDSQQDVETTNGDIHVEFNGSGQSEDKISELPNTGNGNESQIGEGTNNNENISEILKQMRLEEDSLNALHMSASTKEGSDESEGENAVAVEGTKDAEKDEMEHMEDASQTNESVDMSNVDDVSSDQSWMLRSLSESSVACVTGDYAMQNVLLQMGLRLLAPGGMQIRQLHRWILKCHACYNVTAEIGRIFCPKCGNGGTLRKVAVTVGENGVVLAARKPRITLRGTKFSLPLPQGGRDAITKNLVLREDQLPQKFLHPKTKKKVNKQGDEFFAVDDFFSHHNTDKRAPLQPPVRQALAVFSGKRNPNDNHYSRSKHR